A single genomic interval of Adhaeribacter pallidiroseus harbors:
- a CDS encoding carbohydrate kinase family protein: protein MMHQIICFGETLWDMLPSGHLPGGAPMNVAIHLKYNHYNSLVISRVSTDDLGEALLDFLRKKEVSTEFIQIGKTHLTGVVKVNVDDKSEITYNIVEPVAWDYIQYDENVAKQVAQSDVFVYGSLAARSPTTRDTLLQYLPKAQLKVFDVNLRPPHFTPERIEHLLHFADIVKMNHQELELVTGWLGQLGNEQQQMEQVRQKFKLQMVILTRGENGAAVLTNEGFWEHPGYKVKVEDTIGSGDSFLATFLSNHLQQLPIPECLRKACLVGAYVASCKGATPTYDPLLLEANFA from the coding sequence ATGATGCACCAAATTATTTGTTTCGGCGAAACCTTATGGGACATGCTGCCCAGCGGCCACCTGCCCGGTGGAGCCCCTATGAATGTAGCCATTCATTTAAAATACAATCACTACAACTCACTTGTTATTAGCCGGGTAAGCACCGATGATTTAGGCGAAGCGCTCTTAGATTTTTTAAGAAAAAAAGAAGTCTCTACCGAATTTATCCAGATTGGGAAAACCCATTTAACCGGCGTAGTAAAAGTGAATGTGGATGATAAAAGCGAAATAACTTACAATATTGTAGAGCCGGTTGCCTGGGATTATATTCAATACGATGAAAATGTAGCCAAACAAGTAGCGCAAAGTGATGTTTTTGTTTACGGCAGCCTGGCGGCCCGCAGCCCCACTACTCGCGATACGCTGCTGCAATATTTACCCAAGGCCCAATTAAAAGTTTTTGATGTAAATCTGCGCCCACCCCACTTCACCCCGGAACGAATAGAACACTTGCTGCACTTTGCAGACATTGTAAAAATGAACCACCAGGAATTAGAACTAGTTACCGGCTGGCTTGGGCAACTTGGAAACGAACAACAACAAATGGAGCAAGTTCGGCAGAAATTTAAATTGCAAATGGTGATTTTAACTCGGGGCGAGAATGGAGCAGCCGTTTTAACCAACGAAGGTTTTTGGGAACATCCGGGTTATAAGGTGAAGGTAGAAGACACTATTGGCAGCGGCGATTCCTTCCTGGCCACTTTCCTGAGTAACCACCTGCAGCAGCTACCAATACCCGAATGTTTGAGAAAAGCTTGTTTAGTAGGTGCTTACGTGGCTTCGTGTAAAGGTGCTACTCCCACCTACGACCCCTTGCTGCTGGAGGCCAACTTTGCTTAG
- a CDS encoding glycoside hydrolase family 32 protein, whose translation MKKLVLSLVMGVFLYGCNSKSATTENNSESTAKKTEASGSLREDGTYSEQHRPQFHFSPPHMWMNDPNGMVYYKGEYHLFYQHYPDSTVWGPMHWGHAVSKDLVHWQNLPIALYPDSLGYIFSGSAVIDENNTAGFQKGDEKTIIAIFTHHNPKTEKQVQSLAYSTDKGRTWVKYHRNPVLPNPGISDFRDPKVSWYAPAKKWIMTLAVKDRVHFYGSADLKSWQLLSEFGKGNVGAHGGVWECPDLFPLTVEGQQKWVLFVSINPGGPNGGSATQYFIGDFNGKEFKNSNPPTTTLWVDQGADNYAGVTWSNVPAQDGRRLFMGWMSNWYYANKVPTQNWRSATTVARELTLKNTPAGIRLASAPVKELQQLRQESKTIKAQEISSPINVSQQYNLKTPLTELNLNFDVSKSAGVVLKFSNAKGEYVHIGYSVPNKQLFIDRTSAGNGNFEPRFAKKHVAPLILQNGKLNLHLFLDVASVEVFANQGQLVMTDIFFPTEDFTHLEISSQGSARLLESQAYSLESIWK comes from the coding sequence ATGAAAAAACTTGTTTTAAGCTTAGTAATGGGCGTTTTTCTATATGGCTGCAATTCTAAGTCAGCAACTACCGAAAATAATAGCGAGTCTACCGCCAAAAAAACAGAAGCCTCCGGGAGCCTCAGGGAAGACGGTACTTACAGCGAACAGCACCGGCCGCAGTTCCATTTTTCGCCCCCCCACATGTGGATGAACGACCCCAACGGCATGGTATATTACAAGGGTGAGTACCATTTATTTTACCAACATTACCCCGATAGTACCGTGTGGGGACCCATGCATTGGGGCCACGCCGTAAGTAAAGACCTGGTGCATTGGCAAAATTTACCTATTGCGTTATACCCCGATAGTTTGGGTTACATCTTTTCGGGCAGCGCCGTGATAGACGAAAACAATACGGCGGGCTTTCAGAAAGGAGATGAAAAAACAATCATAGCTATTTTCACCCACCATAACCCCAAAACCGAAAAGCAGGTGCAAAGTCTGGCCTATAGCACCGATAAAGGCCGCACCTGGGTTAAGTACCACCGGAACCCGGTACTACCTAATCCGGGAATCAGCGATTTCCGCGACCCCAAAGTTTCGTGGTACGCTCCGGCTAAAAAATGGATTATGACTTTAGCCGTGAAAGACCGGGTGCATTTTTACGGTTCTGCTGATTTAAAAAGCTGGCAATTATTAAGTGAATTTGGCAAAGGAAACGTAGGGGCGCATGGCGGTGTTTGGGAGTGCCCCGATTTGTTTCCGCTTACCGTAGAAGGGCAGCAGAAATGGGTGTTATTTGTGAGTATTAACCCTGGTGGACCCAACGGAGGCTCCGCTACGCAGTACTTTATCGGCGATTTTAACGGGAAAGAATTTAAAAATAGCAATCCGCCTACCACCACCCTTTGGGTAGACCAAGGCGCCGACAATTATGCCGGGGTAACTTGGTCTAATGTTCCGGCTCAGGATGGCCGGCGTTTATTTATGGGTTGGATGAGTAACTGGTATTATGCGAATAAAGTGCCCACCCAAAATTGGCGCAGTGCCACTACTGTGGCGCGCGAGTTAACTTTAAAAAATACGCCGGCGGGTATCCGGTTAGCCAGTGCTCCGGTTAAAGAATTGCAGCAACTCCGGCAAGAATCAAAAACCATAAAAGCCCAGGAAATATCTTCGCCAATAAACGTAAGTCAGCAATACAACTTAAAAACTCCATTAACCGAATTAAACTTAAATTTTGACGTCTCTAAAAGCGCAGGAGTAGTTCTGAAGTTTTCTAATGCAAAAGGCGAGTACGTACACATAGGTTACTCGGTGCCCAACAAACAGTTGTTTATTGATCGTACCTCTGCCGGTAATGGTAACTTTGAGCCGAGGTTTGCCAAAAAGCATGTTGCCCCGCTAATCCTGCAAAATGGCAAATTAAATTTGCATTTATTTCTGGATGTAGCGTCGGTAGAGGTTTTTGCTAACCAAGGCCAGCTGGTAATGACGGATATTTTCTTTCCGACGGAAGATTTTACTCACCTCGAAATTAGCTCCCAGGGCTCTGCACGACTGTTGGAAAGCCAAGCGTATTCGTTAGAGTCTATCTGGAAATAA
- a CDS encoding fatty acid desaturase family protein, protein MFFFKAIYYFLFIALPLLVLDITWWQFVMGFIGMHLAEGLTMGLVFQLAHVVEGTDFPLPNDQGNIEEAWADHQMRTTANFATNSKLAGFLLGGLNRQIEHHLFPKVCHIHYPIISKIVKQTALEFDLPYIESPTFVAALKSHYRMLKKFGLEAYKKQSALVRVPV, encoded by the coding sequence TTGTTTTTTTTTAAAGCCATTTATTACTTTTTGTTTATTGCTTTACCTCTGCTGGTTTTAGATATAACCTGGTGGCAATTTGTTATGGGTTTTATTGGTATGCACCTGGCCGAGGGCTTAACCATGGGATTAGTATTTCAGCTGGCTCACGTGGTTGAAGGCACAGATTTTCCATTACCCAACGATCAAGGAAATATTGAAGAAGCTTGGGCAGACCACCAAATGCGCACTACCGCAAACTTTGCTACTAACAGCAAATTGGCCGGTTTTTTACTAGGTGGCCTTAACCGGCAAATTGAACATCATTTGTTTCCAAAAGTTTGTCATATCCATTATCCGATAATTTCTAAAATTGTAAAACAAACAGCTCTGGAGTTTGATTTGCCTTACATCGAAAGTCCTACTTTTGTAGCCGCATTAAAATCTCATTACCGGATGCTGAAGAAGTTTGGCCTGGAAGCGTATAAAAAACAATCGGCCTTGGTTCGAGTACCGGTGTAG
- a CDS encoding fatty acid desaturase family protein encodes MSSKIKFTNTHKSTFFATTRLRVETYFKENSISKYANTAMWGKAIFYLTGFVALYLLVISNYFSLWTMLGFTLLLGVFSAFVGFNVCHDAIHGSFSSNSRVNKAFSFLFNLIGASPYIWNISHNVVHHTYTNIPGHDEDIEVAPGLIRISEEEKVNKIQRFQHLYAFGLYSLASLSWVFRKDYVKFFQKRLGNIPRIIILNENTLTCFFLKPFITFCLLLYLCWF; translated from the coding sequence ATGTCGTCAAAAATTAAATTCACGAACACTCATAAATCTACCTTTTTTGCTACTACTCGTTTACGGGTTGAAACCTATTTTAAAGAAAATTCTATTTCAAAATATGCTAACACAGCTATGTGGGGTAAAGCAATTTTTTACTTAACGGGTTTTGTTGCATTGTACTTATTGGTGATTTCAAACTATTTTTCTCTTTGGACCATGCTGGGCTTTACCCTTTTACTGGGAGTATTTAGCGCCTTTGTTGGTTTTAATGTTTGCCACGATGCTATCCATGGTTCTTTTTCTTCTAATTCCAGGGTAAATAAAGCTTTTAGCTTTTTATTTAATTTAATAGGGGCAAGTCCTTATATCTGGAATATATCGCATAATGTAGTGCATCATACGTATACTAATATTCCGGGTCACGATGAAGATATTGAAGTAGCACCAGGTCTGATCCGGATCTCGGAAGAAGAAAAAGTAAACAAAATCCAGCGTTTTCAACATTTGTATGCTTTTGGTCTCTACAGTTTAGCTTCTCTATCCTGGGTGTTCCGCAAAGATTACGTTAAGTTTTTTCAAAAAAGATTGGGGAACATCCCACGGATAATCATCCTAAACGAGAATACTTTAACTTGTTTTTTTTTAAAGCCATTTATTACTTTTTGTTTATTGCTTTACCTCTGCTGGTTTTAG
- a CDS encoding Gfo/Idh/MocA family protein — MKKIKVGVAGLGFIGPAHIEALRRQPDIEVIAINDFSEEYARSKADSLGIAKSYGNFDSMLADPDIEVVHICTPNFLHYPMAKAALLAGKHVVCEKPLANTVAEAQELVELAAQTGLVNAIHFNLRYYPLIRHMRTMRVKGELGNVHSVIGSYLQDWLFYATDYNWRLEPDKSGESRAIADIGSHLIDLIEYITGLEITAVMADFATVHPNRKKPTKPIETYSGKMLQPEDYQEVPITTEDYATVMIRFSDGSKGVVTVSQVSAGRKNRLSLEISGSNQTVSWVSESPNNLWIGKRDSANEMLMRDPALVHKESAALISFPGGHNEGFPDTSKQLFKEVYAAVREGKQPTEPSYPTFADGLRELVLCDKIIESNKKQTWVQV; from the coding sequence ATGAAAAAAATTAAAGTAGGTGTAGCGGGTTTAGGCTTTATTGGTCCCGCCCACATCGAAGCGCTGCGCCGCCAGCCGGATATAGAAGTTATAGCGATTAACGATTTTAGCGAAGAATACGCCCGTTCGAAGGCCGATAGCTTAGGCATTGCGAAATCGTACGGTAATTTTGATAGCATGCTGGCTGATCCGGATATAGAAGTGGTGCATATTTGTACGCCTAATTTTCTGCATTATCCCATGGCGAAAGCCGCGTTACTAGCGGGCAAACATGTAGTATGCGAAAAACCTTTAGCCAATACGGTAGCCGAAGCTCAGGAATTAGTAGAACTGGCGGCCCAAACAGGATTGGTGAACGCTATTCACTTTAACCTGCGTTATTACCCCTTAATCCGCCACATGCGCACCATGCGGGTAAAAGGGGAACTGGGCAACGTACATTCGGTAATTGGTTCGTATTTACAGGACTGGCTTTTTTACGCTACCGATTATAACTGGCGTTTGGAGCCGGATAAATCCGGCGAATCGCGGGCAATTGCCGATATTGGATCGCACCTGATTGATTTGATAGAATACATTACCGGCTTAGAAATAACCGCTGTAATGGCGGACTTTGCGACGGTACACCCCAACCGGAAAAAGCCCACCAAACCGATAGAAACTTACTCCGGCAAAATGTTGCAGCCGGAGGATTACCAAGAAGTACCCATTACTACCGAAGATTACGCTACCGTCATGATCCGGTTTAGCGATGGCAGCAAAGGAGTAGTAACTGTAAGCCAGGTATCAGCAGGACGCAAAAACCGTTTAAGTCTGGAGATCTCCGGCTCGAATCAAACTGTTTCGTGGGTTTCGGAGTCCCCGAATAATTTGTGGATTGGTAAACGCGATAGCGCCAACGAAATGCTGATGCGGGATCCCGCCTTGGTGCACAAAGAAAGTGCGGCCTTAATCTCCTTCCCCGGTGGCCATAACGAAGGTTTTCCGGATACTTCTAAGCAATTATTTAAGGAGGTATACGCGGCAGTCAGAGAAGGGAAACAACCAACCGAGCCGAGTTACCCTACTTTCGCCGATGGTTTACGCGAATTAGTCTTATGTGATAAAATTATAGAAAGTAATAAAAAGCAAACTTGGGTTCAGGTTTAG
- a CDS encoding DegT/DnrJ/EryC1/StrS family aminotransferase produces the protein MRLIQMVDLKTQYEKIKDDINASIFEVINNSNFINGPQVKEFAQQLAVFNKVKKVIPCANGTDALQIAMMALGYKPGDEIILPVFTYVATAEVIALLGLRPVFVDVDPLTFNIDPNKIKEKISARTKAIVPVHLFGQCADMEAIMQLATDHCLDVIEDAAQAIGAEYYFSNNKQFAGTIGTFGTTSFFPSKNLGCYGDGGALFTNKDELAKTAEVIANHGQVVKYHHDVIGINSRLDTLQAGILLKKLPLLNNYIDNRRIAAAYYDEALKSIPQIVIPYRSSVSTHVFHQYTIKVLAEKRDALKNYLAEKEIPTMVYYPLPLHWQNAYKAYNVSNESFPVSESISGQVLSLPIHTELDQEQLEYITANITAFFN, from the coding sequence ATGCGCCTAATCCAAATGGTCGACCTTAAAACGCAGTATGAAAAAATTAAAGACGATATTAATGCCTCTATTTTCGAAGTAATTAATAATTCTAATTTTATCAACGGTCCTCAAGTAAAAGAATTTGCACAACAATTGGCAGTTTTTAATAAGGTTAAAAAGGTTATTCCTTGCGCTAATGGGACTGATGCCTTGCAAATTGCCATGATGGCTTTGGGGTATAAACCTGGTGATGAAATTATTTTGCCGGTTTTTACTTACGTGGCTACTGCCGAGGTGATTGCCCTGTTGGGTTTACGCCCCGTTTTTGTAGACGTGGATCCATTAACATTTAATATAGATCCTAACAAAATCAAAGAAAAAATAAGTGCTAGAACTAAAGCTATAGTGCCAGTACATTTATTTGGGCAATGTGCGGATATGGAGGCAATCATGCAATTAGCGACCGATCATTGTTTAGACGTGATAGAAGATGCTGCACAAGCCATTGGGGCAGAATATTATTTCAGTAATAATAAGCAGTTTGCCGGTACAATCGGTACGTTTGGCACTACTTCTTTCTTTCCTTCAAAAAATTTAGGTTGCTACGGAGATGGGGGAGCCTTGTTTACGAACAAGGATGAATTAGCAAAAACAGCAGAAGTAATTGCCAATCATGGCCAGGTAGTTAAATACCATCACGATGTAATTGGCATAAACTCCCGGTTAGATACTTTACAGGCAGGCATACTTTTAAAAAAATTACCCCTTTTAAATAATTATATTGATAATAGAAGAATAGCTGCTGCTTATTATGATGAAGCATTAAAGTCTATTCCGCAAATAGTTATACCATACCGTTCGTCGGTTTCTACCCATGTTTTTCATCAGTATACCATTAAAGTATTAGCAGAAAAACGAGACGCGTTGAAGAATTATTTAGCCGAAAAAGAAATTCCGACGATGGTCTATTATCCTTTGCCGCTACATTGGCAAAATGCTTACAAAGCGTACAATGTATCCAACGAAAGTTTTCCTGTATCCGAATCTATATCCGGCCAGGTGCTATCTTTGCCCATTCATACGGAGCTGGATCAAGAACAATTAGAATATATAACTGCCAATATCACTGCATTTTTTAACTAG
- a CDS encoding acyltransferase, with protein sequence MDQKDFFQHESAYVDKGCAIGKGTKIWHFSHIMPNCKIGQNCNIGQNVVISPQVILGNNVKIQNNVSVYTGVVCEDDVFLGPSMVFTNVINPRSAVNRRNQYATTKVGKGASIGANATIVCGHDIGAYAFIGAGAVVTKSVPSFALLVGNPAKQIGWMSEFGHRLKFNADNIAVCPESAQEYVLEAGSVRRIK encoded by the coding sequence ATGGATCAAAAAGATTTTTTTCAGCATGAATCTGCCTACGTTGATAAGGGATGTGCTATTGGTAAAGGAACTAAAATATGGCATTTTTCTCATATAATGCCTAATTGTAAAATTGGGCAAAACTGCAATATTGGGCAGAATGTAGTAATATCGCCCCAAGTTATTTTGGGCAACAATGTTAAAATTCAAAATAATGTATCCGTTTATACCGGGGTCGTTTGCGAAGATGATGTGTTCTTAGGTCCGTCTATGGTATTTACCAATGTAATTAATCCTCGTAGCGCAGTTAATCGCCGCAATCAATATGCCACAACCAAAGTAGGAAAAGGAGCAAGTATAGGGGCTAATGCTACCATTGTGTGCGGACATGATATTGGAGCCTATGCCTTTATAGGAGCCGGAGCGGTTGTTACTAAGTCGGTACCATCCTTCGCGCTGCTAGTAGGTAACCCGGCTAAACAAATTGGCTGGATGAGTGAATTCGGACACCGTTTAAAGTTTAATGCAGATAATATTGCTGTTTGTCCGGAGAGTGCGCAAGAGTATGTGCTGGAGGCTGGGTCCGTTAGAAGAATTAAATAA
- a CDS encoding Gfo/Idh/MocA family protein has product MVAKDQKIKFAVIGCGHIGKRHAEMIIRNDESELVALIDVKDPAELNIEGYKIPFYQSIEQLINSGIEVDVISICSPNGFHAEQALQALAAKKHVVVEKPMALRKLDAEKVIYKALNMHRHLFAVMQNRYSPPSVWIKDMVESGKLGQIYMVQLNCYWNRDDRYYKPDSWHGKKELDGGTLYTQFSHFIDIMYWLFGDIENIQAKFNDFNHQHSTEFEDSGFVSFDFVEGGMGSINYSTAVWNKNLESSMTIIAEKGSVKIGGQYMNEVEYCHLKDYEMPVLAPTNPGNDYGAYKGSAQNHHYVIENVVDVLKGRAPITTNALEGLKVVDMIERIYNLK; this is encoded by the coding sequence ATGGTAGCGAAAGACCAAAAGATAAAATTTGCAGTTATTGGGTGTGGCCATATTGGTAAACGGCATGCCGAAATGATAATCAGAAACGATGAATCTGAGTTGGTAGCCTTAATTGATGTAAAGGATCCTGCCGAGCTAAATATAGAAGGTTATAAGATCCCTTTTTACCAGAGCATAGAACAATTAATAAATTCCGGTATTGAGGTTGATGTAATAAGTATTTGTTCCCCCAACGGGTTTCATGCCGAACAAGCTTTACAAGCTCTTGCGGCTAAAAAGCATGTGGTGGTAGAGAAGCCGATGGCATTGCGAAAGTTGGATGCTGAAAAAGTAATTTACAAGGCCCTAAATATGCACCGGCATTTATTTGCTGTTATGCAAAACAGGTATTCACCGCCATCGGTTTGGATTAAAGATATGGTAGAATCCGGAAAATTGGGGCAGATTTACATGGTGCAACTTAATTGTTACTGGAACCGCGATGACCGGTATTATAAACCAGATAGCTGGCATGGTAAAAAAGAATTGGACGGAGGTACTTTATACACCCAGTTCTCGCATTTTATAGATATAATGTATTGGTTATTTGGCGATATCGAAAACATACAAGCCAAGTTTAACGATTTTAATCACCAGCACTCCACAGAATTTGAAGATTCTGGTTTTGTTAGTTTTGATTTTGTAGAAGGCGGAATGGGCAGCATTAATTACTCCACGGCCGTTTGGAATAAAAACCTGGAAAGCAGCATGACTATTATTGCCGAAAAGGGAAGTGTGAAGATTGGTGGCCAATATATGAACGAAGTAGAATATTGTCATCTAAAAGATTATGAAATGCCGGTTTTAGCGCCTACCAATCCCGGGAATGATTATGGCGCTTATAAAGGGTCTGCCCAGAACCATCATTATGTAATCGAAAACGTAGTAGATGTTTTAAAAGGACGAGCTCCCATTACTACGAATGCACTTGAGGGTTTAAAAGTAGTTGATATGATAGAAAGAATTTATAATTTAAAATAG
- a CDS encoding oligosaccharide flippase family protein, whose amino-acid sequence MLNIHTFKDLKSSDFLKNVLKLSGGTIFSQLLSIFSAPIISRLYSPAQFGEFALFSSIISIILIFSTLRYDFAIVIAKTKLVANTLINICIILIALFFFISTVVSIIYKLNTGNSDALANFILWIPVTAVIVSSIQILLYALNRENSYSAIAFSKVLQNVLNSSISISNGIWIKSNLGLIYANIISGFLSLIYLFYTAKKSYKVTFRLVKNRVIKKVASHYKDFPLFSAPTSFLDTLSQQAPLFFITYFFSSQLAGHYSFAYRILSLPIILVGTNIGQVFYKKLNDSYLEKKDSRKVFLRTWLFLALLSIIPFTILFFFGGWIFNFVFSSKWELAGNIASVISPLLFLTFISSPTSTGFIVLKKQRVNLIFGLAVLVYRPIALYIGFVYKDFMLGLILFTIFEIIQIFIYNFIMYSYYGRKYSNWRKKTAVL is encoded by the coding sequence GTGCTGAATATCCATACTTTTAAAGATTTAAAATCTTCCGATTTTTTAAAAAATGTTTTAAAGCTAAGTGGGGGAACAATATTCTCTCAGTTACTATCAATTTTTTCAGCACCTATCATTTCAAGGTTATATAGTCCCGCTCAATTTGGGGAATTTGCTTTATTTAGCAGTATCATTTCCATTATATTAATATTTTCAACTTTAAGATATGATTTTGCAATTGTTATAGCTAAAACTAAGTTAGTAGCTAACACTTTAATCAATATTTGCATTATTTTAATTGCATTATTTTTTTTTATAAGTACAGTTGTATCCATAATTTACAAATTAAATACTGGTAATTCTGATGCTTTAGCAAACTTTATTCTGTGGATACCTGTAACCGCAGTTATCGTCAGTTCCATTCAGATATTGCTGTATGCTTTAAACCGAGAAAATAGCTATTCCGCAATAGCTTTTTCTAAAGTCTTGCAGAATGTATTAAATAGTTCAATTAGTATATCAAATGGTATATGGATTAAAAGTAATTTAGGGTTAATTTACGCGAACATTATAAGTGGTTTTTTGAGCCTTATATATCTTTTTTATACTGCTAAAAAATCCTATAAAGTTACTTTTAGGTTGGTAAAGAATAGAGTAATAAAGAAAGTAGCTTCTCATTACAAAGACTTCCCACTTTTTTCGGCTCCTACCTCTTTTTTAGATACATTGTCACAACAAGCACCTCTTTTTTTTATAACTTATTTTTTTTCATCCCAATTAGCTGGCCATTATTCTTTCGCCTATAGAATTTTAAGTTTACCCATCATCTTGGTTGGAACTAATATCGGACAAGTATTTTATAAAAAATTAAACGATTCTTATTTAGAAAAGAAAGACAGTAGAAAAGTGTTTTTGAGAACCTGGCTTTTTTTAGCTTTACTATCTATCATTCCTTTTACCATATTATTCTTTTTTGGGGGTTGGATTTTTAATTTTGTATTTAGTAGTAAATGGGAATTAGCAGGGAATATTGCCTCGGTAATTTCTCCATTATTATTTCTGACCTTTATAAGTTCTCCCACAAGCACGGGTTTTATCGTTTTAAAAAAACAAAGGGTTAATCTTATTTTTGGATTAGCCGTGCTGGTTTACCGGCCCATTGCTTTGTATATAGGATTTGTGTATAAAGATTTTATGCTGGGTTTAATACTTTTTACAATTTTTGAAATCATTCAAATATTTATATACAACTTTATCATGTATTCCTATTATGGCAGAAAATATTCTAATTGGAGAAAAAAAACTGCAGTATTATAA
- a CDS encoding class I SAM-dependent methyltransferase yields the protein MAENILIGEKKLQYYNNLLIRADLNLHQQIAKKVEEILPPGSRILDLGAGQGALSARLHDLGYKLIAVDVDPLDFKCETVEFHKVDFNNKEEVERFKTEYHESFDLVLGIEVIEHIENPWEYVRLLKGLVKPKGFLIISTPNITSWISRFKFLLSGQFFQFDEPDLAYGHIAPITPWELNLILTKEGFKKINITKGGTLPKIWIRRDLAALFINFLALIVRPFSKGIVDGWCIIATAQK from the coding sequence ATGGCAGAAAATATTCTAATTGGAGAAAAAAAACTGCAGTATTATAATAATTTACTTATAAGAGCTGACTTAAACCTACATCAACAAATAGCTAAAAAAGTTGAAGAAATTCTGCCTCCGGGTTCCCGTATTCTTGATCTTGGGGCAGGCCAAGGAGCGCTATCTGCTCGTTTACATGATTTAGGATATAAGTTAATCGCAGTAGATGTAGATCCACTTGACTTTAAGTGTGAAACAGTAGAGTTTCATAAAGTAGATTTTAATAATAAAGAAGAAGTAGAAAGATTTAAAACGGAATACCACGAATCATTTGATTTAGTTTTAGGTATTGAAGTAATAGAGCATATTGAAAATCCTTGGGAATATGTCCGGTTGTTGAAAGGACTTGTTAAACCAAAGGGTTTTTTAATAATTTCTACTCCAAACATTACTTCCTGGATATCCAGATTCAAGTTTTTATTATCTGGTCAGTTTTTTCAATTTGATGAGCCTGATTTAGCTTACGGGCATATTGCTCCTATAACACCTTGGGAACTTAACCTTATTTTAACAAAAGAAGGTTTTAAAAAAATTAATATCACAAAGGGAGGAACTTTGCCTAAAATATGGATTCGAAGAGATTTAGCCGCATTATTTATTAACTTTTTAGCTTTAATAGTTCGACCATTTTCTAAAGGAATAGTTGATGGCTGGTGCATAATTGCAACAGCCCAGAAGTAA